A region of Esox lucius isolate fEsoLuc1 chromosome 3, fEsoLuc1.pri, whole genome shotgun sequence DNA encodes the following proteins:
- the tpm4b gene encoding tropomyosin 4b isoform X2: MEAIKKKMQMLKLDKENAIDRAEQAETDKKSAEDKCKQLEDELLGLQKKLKGTEDELDKYSEALKDAQEKLELSEKKATDAEGDVAALNRRIQLVEEELDRAQERLATALQKLEEAEKAADESERGMKVIENRASKDEEKMEIQEMQLKEAKHIAEEADRKYEEVARKLVILEGELERAEERAEISELKCGDLEEELKNVTNNLKSLEAQSDKYSEKEDKYEEEIKVLSDKLKEAETRAEFSERSVAKLEKTIDDLEDELYAQKLKYKAISEELDHALTDMTAM, encoded by the exons ATGGAGGCCATCAAGAAGAAGATGCAGATGCTGAAACTGGACAAGGAGAACGCCATCGACCGGGCCGAACAGGCAGAGACGGACAAGAAATCAGCTGAGGACAAATGCAAACAG CTGGAAGATGAGCTGCTGGGACTGCAGAAGAAGTTGAAGGGAACAGAAGATGAGCTGGACAAATACTCCGAGGCCCTGAAGGACGCACAGGAGAAACTGGAGCTGTCTGAGAAGAAGGCCACTGAC GCTGAGGGCGATGTGGCGGCTCTGAACCGCAGGATCCAGCTGGTGGAGGAGGAGTTGGACCGGGCTCAGGAGAGGCTGGCCACCGCTCTACAGAAACTGGAGGAGGCTGAGAAGGCTGCAGATGAGAGCGAGAG gggtATGAAGGTGATAGAGAACAGGGCCTCCAAGGATGAGGAGAAGATGGAGATCCAGGAGATgcagctgaaagaggccaaacaCATTGCTGAGGAGGCCGACAGGAAATATGAGGAG GTTGCTCGCAAGTTGGTCATCCTGGAGGGGGAGCTGGAGAGGGCCGAGGAGAGAGCAGAAATCTCTGAGCT GAAATGTGGCGACCTGGAGGAAGAGCTGAAGAATGTCACTAACAACCTCAAGTCCCTAGAGGCTCAGTCTGACAAG TATTCAGAGAAAGAGGACAAGTATGAAGAGGAGATCAAAGTGCTTAGTGACAAACTGAAAGAG GCTGAGACTCGTGCTGAGTTTTCAGAGAGGTCGGTGGCTAAATTGGAAAAAACTATAGATGACTTAGAAG ATGAACTGTATGCTCAGAAGCTGAAGTACAAGGCCATCAGTGAGGAGCTGGACCATGCCCTCACTGACATGACCGCCATGTAG
- the tpm4b gene encoding tropomyosin 4b isoform X1 yields MEAIKKKMQMLKLDKENAIDRAEQAETDKKSAEDKCKQLEDELLGLQKKLKGTEDELDKYSEALKDAQEKLELSEKKATDAEGDVAALNRRIQLVEEELDRAQERLATALQKLEEAEKAADESERGMKVIENRASKDEEKMEIQEMQLKEAKHIAEEADRKYEEVARKLVILEGELERAEERAEISELKCGDLEEELKNVTNNLKSLEAQSDKYSEKEDKYEEEIKVLSDKLKEAETRAEFSERSVAKLEKTIDDLEEHLSSAKEENLDMHQVLDQTLIELNSL; encoded by the exons ATGGAGGCCATCAAGAAGAAGATGCAGATGCTGAAACTGGACAAGGAGAACGCCATCGACCGGGCCGAACAGGCAGAGACGGACAAGAAATCAGCTGAGGACAAATGCAAACAG CTGGAAGATGAGCTGCTGGGACTGCAGAAGAAGTTGAAGGGAACAGAAGATGAGCTGGACAAATACTCCGAGGCCCTGAAGGACGCACAGGAGAAACTGGAGCTGTCTGAGAAGAAGGCCACTGAC GCTGAGGGCGATGTGGCGGCTCTGAACCGCAGGATCCAGCTGGTGGAGGAGGAGTTGGACCGGGCTCAGGAGAGGCTGGCCACCGCTCTACAGAAACTGGAGGAGGCTGAGAAGGCTGCAGATGAGAGCGAGAG gggtATGAAGGTGATAGAGAACAGGGCCTCCAAGGATGAGGAGAAGATGGAGATCCAGGAGATgcagctgaaagaggccaaacaCATTGCTGAGGAGGCCGACAGGAAATATGAGGAG GTTGCTCGCAAGTTGGTCATCCTGGAGGGGGAGCTGGAGAGGGCCGAGGAGAGAGCAGAAATCTCTGAGCT GAAATGTGGCGACCTGGAGGAAGAGCTGAAGAATGTCACTAACAACCTCAAGTCCCTAGAGGCTCAGTCTGACAAG TATTCAGAGAAAGAGGACAAGTATGAAGAGGAGATCAAAGTGCTTAGTGACAAACTGAAAGAG GCTGAGACTCGTGCTGAGTTTTCAGAGAGGTCGGTGGCTAAATTGGAAAAAACTATAGATGACTTAGAAG AACATTTATCCAGTGCAAAAGAAGAAAACCTGGACATGCATCAGGTCTTGGATCAAACCCTCATAGAGCTAAATAGTTTGTGA
- the rab8a gene encoding ras-related protein Rab-8A: MAKTYDYLFKLLLIGDSGVGKTCVLFRFSEDAFNSTFISTIGIDFKIRTIELDGKKIKLQIWDTAGQERFRTITTAYYRGAMGIMLVYDITNEKSFENIKNWIRNIEEHASADVEKMVLGNKCDINDKRQVSKDRGEKLALEYGIKFMETSAKANINVENAFLTLARDIKSKMDTKLEGNSPQGSSHGVKISEPQKKSSFFRCVLL; encoded by the exons ATGGCGAAGACATACGATTATTTGTTTAAATTACTGTTAATCGGAGATTCCGGCGTCGGGAAAACCTGTGTGTTGTTCAGGTTCTCAGAGGATGCCTTTAATTCCACATTCATTTCCACCATAG GCATTGACTTTAAGATTAGAACAATAGAACTAGACGGCAAGAAGATTAAGTTACAGATATG gGACACAGCAGGACAGGAGCGTTTTCGGACAATCACAACAGCATATTACAGAGGAGCAATG GGTATCATGCTAGTCTATGACATCACCAATGAAAAGTCCTTTGAAAACATAAAGAACTGGATAAGGAACATAGAGGAG CATGCATCTGCTGATGTTGAGAAGATGGTCCTTGGTAACAAATGTGATATCAATGACAAACGACAGGTCTccaaagacagaggagagaag CTGGCATTGGAGTATGGGATCAAATTCATGGAGACCAGTGCAAAGGCCAATATCAATgtggaaaatgcatttctgaCACTTGCTAGAGATATTAAGTCAAAGATGGACACAAAATTG GAGGGCAACAGTCCCCAGGGGAGCAGCCACGGGGTGAAGATCTCTGAGCCACAGAAGAAGAGCAGCTTCTTCCGCTGCGTTCTACTGTGA